A single region of the Silene latifolia isolate original U9 population chromosome 8, ASM4854445v1, whole genome shotgun sequence genome encodes:
- the LOC141596833 gene encoding putative methyltransferase At1g78140, chloroplastic — MPPVTEFFSAPAMSFIYERGWRQNFGLGGYPGPDREFEMAKKYFKPVLGGNVVDASCGSGIFSRRFAKSGLFSLVVALD, encoded by the exons ATGCCACCAGTGACGGAGTTTTTCAG TGCTCCAGCCATGTCATTTATATACGAGAGGGGTTGGCGTCAAAATTTTGGGTTGGGTGGTTATCCAGGCCCTGACAGAGAG TTTGAAATGGCGAAAAAGTACTTCAAGCCAGTTTTAGGCGGAAACGTTGTTGATGCTAGCTGTGGGAGTGGGATATTCTCAAGACGTTTTGCCAAGAGTGGATTATTTTCTCTTGTTGTTGCACTAGACTAG